The stretch of DNA AACGTCACCCCAGTCAAGAGTCAGAGTTGAAGCCTCCAATACACAAGTGAGTCCAGAGTTATCGGCCTAATATTCTTATTGTATACTTCATACTCAAACCATATAGTTGTACAAACCAGCCAGTTACACTCACCTTGACCCTGTTAAGGTTCACTTTCTTTCTTGCAGTGATGAACTGATACCAGTTTCTTCCGCCACCAAGTATTTCTCTTTGTTGTCAAAAATGATTAAacctatctttctttctttttctttctttctttctttttctttctttctttttattttctttcttttcagtgtGACTCACCAGGATGAGGCTGTCGTCACAGGAACGATATGGGGAGATGTGTGTGGTCCTGCTGGGCTTCCTGACACTGGCAGTGTCAGTTGGGAACCTGTCTACCAGGGGGACAACGGTAGAAAACTCACAAATGTCGACATCACTATTCACTCATTGGCTGgatttatacatgtatacatatatatatatatatatacactgtctgtctgtccgtctgtctgtctgtctctctctctctctctctcttgtctttcaCTCTCTGTCTGGTATTTCCAAAGTCTCTCGCCCTGTCTCACAGCTTCTGTCTCACACCTTTCACAAGAAGCTCAGTGCACATTCCAGCAGTCACTCTGAAGAATCTGTCCATATGAAGGAAAGCAGACATTGGCCTGAATTAATGCTGTGCCTGCACATCGGGAATGTGTGAAATGCTTGACCGTCCTAGTTAGAGCTGTAGAACAAAATACTCAGATGCTCTTTTACTCTGATTCTGTCTCTTAGTCAGAGATAGTCAGAAACAACAagcaatatgtgtgtgtgtgtgtgtgtaggaagaGGGTGTGGCTTCCAACAGTCTGGAGGAGAAGCTGGAGGTGACGACATACTGGTGGGGAGAGTGGGCCAAGTGGACCGCTTGCACTCGTACCTGTGGAGGTGGAGTGATGTCACAGGAAAGGCACTGCCTCAAACAGAGGtcagctacacacacatacacacataaacagttGTGCAGCTTTATTGTTAGGACTATGTATTGGCCTCCATTAATTTTAACATGATTATATTCaccaattattattgttacttcACTCCCACGGAGTAtttttttagtggctctgtgtctgtctgtctgtctgtctgtctgtttgtgtttccacacttaCCAataccaacagaggccgacagaggcttgttgcgtgaatggggtgaaagtctgccatctctttgccttgtttttaatttcttaaatGTCTACCTTCTgtccaaagaaagaaagttgcCACTGGTAAAAACAACATGACCTGCACAGGCACTGCAAAGAAGTATCACCTGTGCAACACTAAAGTAAGTCACAGACTCTCAACACTTCATTACTCctctgtattaaaaaaagagccAACCATGAGCAGCTGACCGCAGCAGGCTGTGACTGCAGTGAGCAGCTGTGACTGCAGTGAGCAGCTGTGAGGCGTAACTGCATGTGGCTGTCTGAAAGGAAATCCAGGGCTCAGAGTGATCGTCCATgctcagaaaacaaacaaattaacatttaaaacagaattTATTTTTGTGACACACTGTACAACTGTAATGAGTCTCAACAGCCTGTGCTGTTTCTCTGCCATGCAGGAATGTCCTACCAGTGGGAGGAGCTTCAGAGAGGAGCAGTGCTGGTCCTTCAACTCACAGCTTTACAATGGGAGGAACTATCAGTGGAAACCTCTGTATCCTGGTAATAACACTCCTTGAACAGTAGTGAGGTTACAGACCTGACCGACCTCAGACACAGTcattcaaacatgtttgtttgagcCGACTCTGGGCGCACTCGAGTAGTGTGTACTGATTACAGACCCAACTGCAAATACATGCTGCCAATAGCCAATGAAAAAAAGTAGGTGGAACACAGGACAAGGTGCCAGAAGACGAAATGGAATTATCAAAACAAAAGTGCCGattgtttgtttaccttttaaACTGTTGCTCGCTCTCGTATACATGATCTCACGAGAGTTTGAAGCATTTAGTTGGCTTCAGTCAGTTCAAATCATGCAGTCTGTCATCCCTTATCAAGCTCTCTCGTTAAATGTGTGATCCCCAGTCTTTCAGTCGTCATAAAAAATCTGCTGAAACCAGTCGGTTGGTGTGTACTCCAATTGAAGCTTCCTGGCTCTATATCCTGTGTCCATGTGGTGAACTGTTGTGTCCCTTTAGAAATAAATCCACAAGATGCCATATTCAAATGAAGAGTAGTTTCCACTATATGAGACGTAAACCTCCCTCAGTATTGCtatgattttatttacaaaGTGCAAGTTTGTAGTTGCAGCACATTGAAGCGCTGCAACATGTATACATGCCATGTGATTAGTTGTAGCCTACACAGTAGACACTGTAAGTATTTCAATTTTCTGTTGTAGTCACAAAGTTTGTTGACATGGCAGAACAGTGTTAGCTAGCTGGATATCATTACCCCCACCCATAACTCCTTACCTTATATGTTACTCTTAAATATAAAATCTATGTTGTTTTAAGAAACTTAGCAACACAGAGGCTGAAGCAGTGCATATTTAACATTCATTTTTAGACTGAGATAATACATTTAGTAGTTCCATACTCCAGTAACATAGGTAGTATACGCATAGTGCACAGCAAATATTGGATGTGAGCAACTATGCTCACAAGGCATCTggttctctgtgtctctatgtgttgtGTATCTCCGCCACATTATGTCAGACAAAGATATCAACATCATTAAAGTGAAAGCAAAAATGTGTTCACTATTTAAAATATCTTCCCCTCCATAGATGACTACGTACACATCTCAAGCAATCCATGTGATCTCCACTGCACCACGACCGATGGCCAGAGGCAGCTAATGGTGACTGCACGGGATGGCACATCTTGCAAGTACAGCAGCTACCATGGTGTCTGCGTGGACGGTAAGTGTGAGGTGAGTCCAGCTTCTCATTTAGTTTGTATTCACTGTTTCCTTCAGGTATTTTAAAGATCAGTTCAATGCCTAAGcagcttatttttttaaataacttaaataaacacTAATAGTTACTGCAGTGGCCAATAAAAGTAtcaataaatatatgtttttaataagCTGTTACAACTGTAGTGGGCTTTTCCTTCTGCCGATGAAACATCATAAATATGTGcactttgttattatttaaatcacTGTTACTGGTTTCTTGTTcatatgatggatggatggatggatggatggatggatggatagatagatagatagatagatagatagatagatagatagatagacagatagatagatagatagacagatagatagatagattttacCTCTTATCTTCCATTTATTAGCCAATCGGATGCGATGGAGTGCTGTTTTCCTCCAACACGTTGGATAAGTGTGGGGTCTGTCAGGGCGATGGCAGCAGTTGCAGCAGAGTAACAGGAAACTTCCGGCGTGGGGCCACAACGCTGGGTGAGCATCTTTTTTtcttgataaataaataatgaaacaaaaataataaactggGTGGATTGCAGGTAAAGCTCACCAATGCTTCCCTCCCATCAAGGTTACTCTTTCATAACTCAAATACCTGAAGGATCATGGGACATTCAGATCATTGAGAGGAAGAAATCGGCTGACGTTCTGGGTGGGTACTTCTTTGCTGTCTAAAAGATTAACAACACTTATTTTCAAACTTCTAATGTGATTCTTGAACAGCTGTGACGGACCAGGCTGGAAACTTCTTCTTCAATGGGGCCTACAAAGTGGACAGTCCCCAAAACTTTCATGCTGCTGGCACCATCTTCAAATACCGCAGACCAATGGACGTGTACGAGACTGGGATCGAGTACATTGTTGCTAAAGGCCCCATTGATCAGGCTATCAATATCCTGGTATGACTCTTCCGCGCACATGTTATGACACATGCCATGACTGGCCACGCCGCCTCTCTAAAGGGCCGGTGTGTAGAATTCAGGTGGATCTATCAGCAGAAATGTGATACAACCATTGTAATGATGCTTTCATAATTGCACCAGAACATTATCTATTTTAGCAGCTGTAATCATTGTATTACAGGTGAAGGGCAgattctctctatctctctatctttcTTCGTCTCGGAGATAAATCAGATACTGAAGACAAGTCACTGGACGCAGCAGCGACGCAAATACCACCCATCTAGAGTGAACCAGGCCTAACTCTTACACAAAAGATCACTGTGAAAAAGACTACTGACTCACAACTCAGTTATTCCCTGGCAATAAGATGCTTATCTGTGATTATAGTCTTGATGACGCAGCAGCTCAGAACCTGACCTGCATCAGAAAGTCAAATCTGTAGTATTGACTTTTAATTGTGAAATGTCTCAGACGTGATTGAGACGGCGACGCAGCACTGAGCACATAGGCTGATCGAGAACAGGCCTTGATTCTGACAGTGACCATAAATCCATGTCATAGGCCATGCTTGGTAGCGCTTCTTGCAGGATGCTGGAACCCAAAGATCCTGAAAGATACTTGCTGTGCCTCCATTCTTCACATTTGTTTCTTAAGGACTCTGCATCATATTGTTGTTCAGTGAAATCAATTTGACTTGACTCATGTTCTTCTCATTGCTCAGGTGTGGAATCAGAATGGTCGTACTCCATACATCACCTACGAATACACTGTTCTGCGGGACTCCCTGCCACCCATCCCACCTCCTCCTGTCTACACTGGATCAGACAGCTCAGCTGGTGAGGCGTCTGTGGAGCTGGGGAGTTTGCTGTCTCCTAACAGCAGTGTTTACGACAAGTCCAGTCCTCAGGGCCAGCTCGAGCCGGGAGGCACAGACGGACAGAAGGGTCCAGAGACTAATGAGGTGTATGAGGAAACGGCAGCCATTGACTGTGACCAGGATGGAGCAGCTGCCCCAAAATTCACAGGTAGGGATCATAGACTGCCTGTCTAtcatgtcagtaaacattttgcTAAGGAGTTTAATTACCAGTGATCTTGCAACAAGCATTTTCTAACTGAAAGCTGAAGTTTGTAATTATAATTTTAAGTAAGTATTTTTAACTCATGGAGGGACAAAGGAGCTGCTGGGCTAATGGTGCCTTGTTTGGTGAGCTTGTGTGACTCCAAataaaagatttcaaacaccaaagtcacaagataacacaaGTGAGcttattgatggaggcagcagtggatcaccACTTTGCAGGGAGACTGACTAGTttgtaaagtgacacaaatgtcagtCTCTAGTTGGAAGAAGCTGTCTAATGATGAGATAAAGACAATTTTCCAGCATATTCTTAAGATGGCACAGATTTTATTACATGAGCTTTTTGTTGAGTAGCAAAAATTGTACCTGTACAGTTCCCACTAGCTATACTTACAGTGAGAGCGAGCTACCCAGATTCTTAACGAAGGAGTCACTCagctctgactgtgtgtcagtacctTCAAAAAACCTTAAATGTCCCACATATTATAGATTAAATGTGTTATCTGCATTGTTTGGACTGTATTGGTTCTCCAtttttctgcatgtttgtgaGATGGCCCATTGCATCAGCATACACTGTCATCACATGACAGATACTGAGTGCTGAGCAAAATCTAAATTTCAATGTTAACTTTCACTGCTAGAGTTTTGTATGTAAAGTCACAATCTTTCCCTGATGTGATTATAGTTACATCATTGTTCTTGAttgattttgtttgatttgtttccaaTCACAGCTGATTTTTGCAACTTTGATCCATCAGAAGGAAACAGCAGTCATACAGGCAGCACGGCCAACCCTGCAGCTGTTGAAGCCCTGGACACAGGACCAGATTCCCCAAATCTCATCTGGAGGGTCCTGCTGGATGGCCAACTCAGCCCTGATGAGCTACTCATTAACATTTCAACTAATCAACTGCTGACTGAGGGCGGCAGCCTGTTCTTGCCAGAGGTGGGTCCACCAGAGGCAGAGCTAAGCAGCCTGGAGCGAGATTTTGGTCTCAATGAGACAATGGAATACACGCTGGGCCGCAAACGCAATGACAGTGGAGACACTTTGTACCAGAACAAAACAGTGCAGGGTGGTGGGAGGAGCTCCAACCGCTCCAACAGAACCAGGTAATCCAACAAGACAAACTAATCCAACAGAACAGGTCATCATATTAAACTAAGATTTTAAATTATATAGAACAGATTTCCTTGGTTTCCTTCAGGCTTTTTTACTTCTGAATGTTTTCAGGTCACACCAGTCCTCTGTGTTCAGACAAGCCTCCAGGCCAGGCTATGGACAGTGTGGAAACTCTTCCATAGCCTGAAAGTGTCCTCAGAGAGAAGATAGACAGTGAGACAGTCCGCCATTAGTCATCCAATAGACAAACAGAAAGAGATACAGTAAATCAGGACGACAGATTAACTGACAGGAAGTAAAGCAGTGAGCCAGATGGGCAATAAAATATGTGTATAGGTACTTTGGGTGTACTGTACAGGTTAGAAAGATAGATACTGTTGTTCAGGCTTTACatttatatgtactgtatatgtattcaCTGTTTGGTGGCCAGCCACTATAAAACCAATAACATGTCTGTCCTCTGAGAACAGCAGTGATGCCTGATgcctgatttaaaaacaaaaatatgtaaaacatgatGCGAAGGGGAAAGTGAGCTGTCAGACTGTAGTCACTTCTGGGGGAGGAAAAGGCGGCAGCGAGGGATAACTCAAAGAGCTGTTCAAATAAATGTCTGGCAGATGGAGAATGACAATCCTCACGACAAGAATGTCCACAGGACTTTTAGTGTTatgcaatgaaaaaaaagtgtatctGCTGGGATGAGGGCTGCAAATCAGCTGAGACAGTCTCAGCGAGTAAGGGAGTGTGTTGGCTGGTGTAGTAACAGGGTGAATCTAGTCACAGTGTTAAAGGGTGGGTCTTCATGGAATCACCTCAGCATGTTCCAGTCGTTTTCACCAACATTCCTATGTGTCACAAAGATAAATTCTGCTACACAGTTTTCCTTTCcttatacagtgtgtgtgtatgtgtgtgtgtgtgtgtgcatgtgtgtgtcagggggAATCAGAGGCTCCATCAGAAGAACCTGAAACTGAGCGCTGCGGACATGTACCGCTGGAAACTCTCGTCTCAGGAGCCATGCAGCATGACATGCTCGATAggtattttcaaacaaacttAAATTATATGTGCAGTTACATAATTAAGTTGTATTTCCATGACAGTCTCATAACTGTCTGATTAACCCTCAAACCCACCACAGGGCTAGTGTTAGGAGTAGATACAGATCTAAGTGTCTGCATCTTAGACTGTTTGTATAGAAATGGACATTGAAATGGACATTGTCTCTGGGTCCTGAGCTTGAAAGCTTAATAAATTCAATGATCTTTTTCTTGAGGAGTTTATGGTcccaatcactagtttcagttTTTTCAATACAACATGAGGTCTATTTTGTAAATGATAATAAAGCAGGGGAATCTTGAGGGCTCCCTCATTGCTCACTTCTTTTCCAGCATGGTTGCAAGTTTAGTAGGTGGACATGCAGTGGATGAGCTCTCAGAAAGACCTGCCCCACATGATGGTGCCGGCATCACAGGAATTCACATCATTCAACACAGGATTGATACTGTTGATACTATTGTTCTGCAGGTTTCTGTAACATTACATAAATGTAActtttcctcaaaaaaaaacaaacttttaataTTAGTCTTATTGTGCATTCACGCCGTTGTTACGAGCAGGCCTAGGAGAAAAACCTGATTGTAACAATACTAAGAAGACTCCCTCTTCCCAACTCCCAAAAGAACCACCAGCAACCaactaaacaaaccattttaaaggtttattaaaaacaagcacagaaaTGTCTGCTGACTGTGAGTGGTTCaaggaagtccactgcagctgggatgatcaGGCCTCTTATACCAGAACCTCtgtgtgcaggaccaatcagctcccaggatccacctagattctcacacacatttcattcactcaaacatgcacacctgtAACCCATCGCACACCtgcatgcagacacatacacacagggaaaagAAACACGACAGCCATATACAAAGCTATTTCAGTCACATTGCAGTTGGTGTGGACTCACTTCAGGCTAGTGCTAGAGCTAATAATGTTTTCTCatcacatgaaaacatttcattatgTTTAGTgtaactgtttttcttttgtgtggttTCTTTTTGTATCTAATCAATTGTTGCTCTCCATCCAGGAGTTTCAAAGTCTTTTGTCACATGTATTCGCTATGATGGTGTCGAGGTGCACGATATGTATTGTGATGCTCTGACCAGACCTGAGCCGGTCCACGACTTCTGTATTGGCCGAGAATGTCAGCCCAGGTACAGTCCACTGgagtaaaaaaatactttaaatccACTGGAATTAAGCTGTTTTTACTTATCTTACCAAACAGTGTGTGTCAGAACCTTATTTTGCATTGATCTGATGTTTAGGTGGGAGGCAAGCAGCTGGAGCGAGTGTTCCAGGACCTGCGGGGAAGGTTTCCAGTTTCGGCAGGTTCGCTGTTGGAAGATGTTGTCTCCGGGCCTGGACAGCTCTGTCTATAGCGACCTGTGTACCATAGTCGACCTGGAGAGACCCATGGAGAGACGAGCCTGCAAAAGCCCAGCCTGTGGGCCACAGTGGGAGGTGGCCGAGTGGACTgaggtatctatctatctatctatctatctatctatctatctgtctgtctgtctgtctatctatctatctatctatctatctatctatctatctatctatctatctatcatcttaAATACTTTAAAGCATCAGACATAGGTATGAACTCAAAACAAGGTCAACTGGAGGAGGTGGATGTCGCTTTCTAACAGTAATGTCCAGTGATGAACCTGTTTCCTCTTCAGGTATCTGAAGCTGCAGTACATGTTTACTGtactaaaacacatttaaattgtcTCTGTGCTTCTCCATCCAGTGTCCTGCTAAATGTGGCCGAAAGGCCCAGGTGACCCGTGATGTGCGCTGCTCTGACGAGGCCAGACCATGTGACCTGATGACCAAACCACCAATCATCAAAAACTGCACAGGACCGCCCTGTGAACGCCACTGGACTGTGTCTGAGTGGGGACCTGTAAGTGTCTGTACACTATACCAGTACACATACAGAtcatttgtgtgttattttaattttgatccaaacacaaattgtgtttttttcctccactgtgaagaaaagacagttatgttgatttaatgattattatcataACCCATGTCTGAGTCATTCAGTAAAACAAATTCCTTGTGTTCTTAACGCGTTTTCCTCCATCTAATGTTTGTAAGATTGATAGTTTCACCTGTCCACAGCTGTCTGTACTACACAGTGTGAATTTACAGCTTTTATTGTCTTCTACAGACAAATGTAGTTTGTGATGTTCCACTCAAAGTCAAAGTCTGGAAACTTTAAGGTCTAATTTACAACCGTGTGGAGGCAAACGGCCCGAGCAGCTGAGAAATGTTCCTCACATGCTGTGAAATTGTTCCCACTGCAACTGCTAATGTTAGGTcaacacttttttattattatttatgaaattgccaactgtaaaaacatgtaactttatatttctattatacTTTGATATACCAGTTTGTTATGTTCAGCAGTGTAGTAAAACTTTTTTATTGATAGACGTTTGTAGTGTTGTGTCTATTGTATTAGTGAGTGGGATAAAACACATCTGTATCCTTTAATGAGCCAAGAATATAAGAGAAATGATTCTATTTTGAAGGTTCAGTTCATCCACATCATGAAAAACATATTAGTCTATGCAAGTCCAGTCAACACCTGTGGTCCAGGTGGACATACATTGGGTCATGAGTGGATGAAGACAATTGCAGACCTCTGCAGAGTAGCCGACACAGAACCAACTCTACTCTCTCTAAGAGTGACgggaaatatttcaaatgtaaagacacattttaacattcTTTGGTTTTCAGCATTGGTCTGTTCCAGCGGACCTTGTAGTCGAGTGCAGCGAGCAGAATTCTGTCTTCATACACTGGACGACTGAAGACGAAGCATTTGATctgaatgaaacaaaacaaaagaacacaagaaaatataGTACATGTAAAGTTGAACAGTTTAACTGTGTAAAATATAGCCATGATTGAGGTAAACAggacataaaacaaaaggacaCAGTGTTCAGAGAACTAtagctgtaaaataacaccaaaCTTACACATTGTTTACAGGGTCAGTAAACATATTCTCCTCCATGTACAGCTTTACGATAATCATTTGATATAAGCTGCAAAAAGAAggttattaattaaaaataaaatacttataTACTTAATAACTTCATataattactttattattaatttaaatactGGCTCACATTATGTGCTTTAGCAACTATGCCcatgaaatacaaacacaaacactgcccTGTGTTCTAGTTACAGATATAAAACTacacataacatttaaataagtgTGTGAAATGACCTGTTCAGCAGAAAGTCACTGTCAGTTTGTCAACATTTGTCCCTCATCAGTGATCACACTTGGTAACAGCGATGTTTTTTGTTATCGTCCATCGTCTGCCAGGAAACATGTTTTCGGTGccgtgttttattttctttcatgacGTAGATTCAGGTGTCGGTGCTCTTTCTTCAGCAGCATAATAAATATGACCCTCCATCCTCAAAAATGTGGCATGCCGTATTTAACTTCTctcagtgctctctctctcacacaacttCCCTCTCTGTCATGTGACAGTTTCTTGTTCATTGCTGGAGCTCCCAGCGTGACATATGTATGTTTGTCCACGTCAGGCTCCTGTACAAACACTGGTGTCCTTTGTTTGGACAGTGAATTAGATGTTTGCTAATATAACCCTAGAAATACCACAAACTGTAACTtcaaataatgtaatgtaatttttcaAATGTTACAAAGTCCCACATGTTAGTGCTTTAATCATATATTTTGCTTGAAATGTCAGCTACACACCCATATACAACCTAATTATATCTAAAGAGACATTTTTCCAGTATTCCTACTGGATTTTAAATGCTTAGAATTCCCATTAGATTTTTGATGGCTCAGCTTGTATTTGACTAATTACCATCAAATTaagcacagtatatatatatatatatatatatatatatatactgtatatatatatatatatatatatatatatgaacagtatattcatacatacatacatacattttctaaaataaaTTTTGCCAATCTCATAGGACAATAGGTGAGGTACACCCCggacagtccatcgcaggaccacataaagagacaaacaaccattcaaccatacactctcactctcactctcacaactacggtcaatttagattgtccaatttacctgatccccatattgcatgtttttggactgtgggaggaagccggagaacccccacgcacacatggggagaactaTCCTATACTGTACTATTGTTACCTGCATCTATGCTCTGAATTGTTTACCATACTGTTCTATGTGTAACGTATGACTGTGTCTCAAGGACTGCAGATTGAAATTAGTTTAGAGAGTTACAATCTGGAAGAAAGAATATTTTCTCTTGTGATATAATGCTGCTGTACATGGTCCCTGTTTAATAAACTAAGAAATGAATGCAGGTGACTGACATGGTGATAAGTCCTCCACAACCATGAGTAGCTGTGTTGTAGCTGTAACCCTCATTTAGCCTTACTGACTACTCTAAACACCAATCCAAGTGGCAACAAGACCTTCCCTCGCAGCTTGTTTCACCAGAAATACGTAAATATGCAGAAACTTCT from Solea solea chromosome 8, fSolSol10.1, whole genome shotgun sequence encodes:
- the adamtsl2 gene encoding ADAMTS-like protein 2 is translated as MRLSSQERYGEMCVVLLGFLTLAVSVGNLSTRGTTEEGVASNSLEEKLEVTTYWWGEWAKWTACTRTCGGGVMSQERHCLKQRKKVATGKNNMTCTGTAKKYHLCNTKECPTSGRSFREEQCWSFNSQLYNGRNYQWKPLYPDDYVHISSNPCDLHCTTTDGQRQLMVTARDGTSCKYSSYHGVCVDGKCEPIGCDGVLFSSNTLDKCGVCQGDGSSCSRVTGNFRRGATTLGYSFITQIPEGSWDIQIIERKKSADVLAVTDQAGNFFFNGAYKVDSPQNFHAAGTIFKYRRPMDVYETGIEYIVAKGPIDQAINILVWNQNGRTPYITYEYTVLRDSLPPIPPPPVYTGSDSSAGEASVELGSLLSPNSSVYDKSSPQGQLEPGGTDGQKGPETNEVYEETAAIDCDQDGAAAPKFTEGNSSHTGSTANPAAVEALDTGPDSPNLIWRVLLDGQLSPDELLINISTNQLLTEGGSLFLPEVGPPEAELSSLERDFGLNETMEYTLGRKRNDSGDTLYQNKTVQGGGRSSNRSNRTRGNQRLHQKNLKLSAADMYRWKLSSQEPCSMTCSIGVSKSFVTCIRYDGVEVHDMYCDALTRPEPVHDFCIGRECQPRWEASSWSECSRTCGEGFQFRQVRCWKMLSPGLDSSVYSDLCTIVDLERPMERRACKSPACGPQWEVAEWTECPAKCGRKAQVTRDVRCSDEARPCDLMTKPPIIKNCTGPPCERHWTVSEWGPCSGSCGQGKMVRHVYCKALDGRVVPENQCSVENKPLAIHPCGERDCAPHWLSQDWERCNTTCGRGVKQRSVMCVGINGGKFQIFDDEACGGSEKPEEENTCFERPCFKWYTTPWSECTKTCGVGVRMRDVKCYQGRELVRGCDPLTKPVAKQTCTLQACPTEPPDESCQDRPSTNCLLALKVNLCSHWYYSKACCHSCRAIRPPPS